A region from the Muribaculum gordoncarteri genome encodes:
- a CDS encoding thioredoxin family protein codes for MKKIAFLAAAILISGAMITGCGNSTSKEVKEAEATAEAVNESEGAPIELGPNDILEFGGAQPMPVVVDFSATWCPPCKQFKPIFHKLAKKYKGKVNFIYVDIDKAPQLAEQYGVTSVPTILFVDKEGVINRNIGFMTEEEVEGAVAAIMPAPSAPKIEPR; via the coding sequence ATGAAAAAGATAGCATTTTTAGCAGCAGCGATCTTGATTTCAGGAGCAATGATTACAGGATGCGGTAACTCGACATCCAAGGAGGTGAAAGAGGCCGAGGCCACAGCCGAAGCCGTAAACGAATCGGAAGGCGCCCCGATAGAACTCGGGCCCAATGACATTCTGGAGTTCGGCGGTGCACAGCCTATGCCCGTAGTAGTCGACTTCTCGGCGACATGGTGTCCGCCCTGCAAGCAGTTCAAGCCCATATTCCACAAGCTTGCAAAAAAGTACAAGGGCAAGGTAAACTTCATATATGTAGACATCGATAAGGCTCCGCAACTGGCCGAGCAATATGGCGTGACATCGGTGCCTACAATCCTCTTTGTCGACAAGGAAGGCGTTATCAACCGCAACATAGGTTTCATGACCGAGGAAGAGGTTGAGGGCGCTGTAGCGGCAATCATGCCTGCACCGTCGGCACCCAAGATAGAGCCGAGATAA
- the rpoC gene encoding DNA-directed RNA polymerase subunit beta' has protein sequence MAFRKDNKSKTDFSKISIGLASPEEILEKSSGEVLKPETINYRTYKPERDGLFCEKIFGPVKDYECHCGKYKRIRYKGIVCDRCGVMVTEKKVRRERMGHIKLVVPVAHIWYFRSLPNKIGYLLGLPSKKLDAVIYYERYVVIQPGQAENVQTLDLLTEEEYFEILDKLPKENQLLDDTDPNKFIAKMGAEAVYDLLTRLDLDSLSYELRHRANTDGSQQRKTEALKRLQIVESFRASKHRNKPEWMILQAVPVIPPELRPLVPLDGGRFATSDLNDLYRRVIIRNNRLKRLIEIKAPEVILRNEKRMLQEAVDSLLDNSRKSSAVKTEANRPLKSLSDSLKGKQGRFRQNLLGKRVDYSARSVIVVGPELKMHECGIPKNMAAELYKPFIIRKLIERGIVKTVKSAKKIVDRKEPVVWDILEHVMKGHPVLLNRAPTLHRLGIQAFQPKMIEGKAIQLHPLACTAFNADFDGDQMAVHLPLGNEAVLEAQMLMLGAHNILNPANGAPITVPSQDMVLGLYYITKLRKGDKGEGLKFYGPEEAQIAYNEGRVTLHAPVSVVVDDVDENGNPITHLVENTSVGRVLVNQYVPKEIGYVNQILSKKSLRDIIGKVINTCGVTRSAQFLDDIKNLGYYMAFKGGLSFNLGDVLIPPEKEQLVAEGNEQVQEVMNNYSMGFITNNERYNQIIDIWTHVNSRLTDTLMKQMTAANQGFNSVFMMLDSGARGSKDQIRQLAGMRGLMAKPQKAGAEGGQIIENPILANFKEGLSVLEYFISTHGARKGLADTALKTADAGYLTRRLVDVAHDVIIHEEDCGTLRGLVCTEIKNNEEVVASLGERILGRVSVHDIIDPISGELIVASGEEIDEVAANRINESPIESVEIRSVLTCESKKGVCAKCYGRNLSNNRLVQKGEAVGVIAAQSIGEPGTQLTLRTFHVGGVASNIAAVSTITSRYEGVLEIEELRTVETAEKGANGKPVHVVIGRLAEMRIIDPNTKMMLTNANIPYGSKLYFGNGDTVTKGDVICEWDPFNAVIISEVGGKIEFQNLVENVTYRVDYDEQTGLEDKIIIESKDRTRVPEANIVDANGQVIKTYALPVGAHLMVENGADVAPGEVFVKIPRSAGNAGDITGGLPRVTELFEARNPSNPAIVSEIDGEVKFGKVKRGNREISVTSKLGEVKKYLVPLSKQILVQENDYVRAGTPLSDGAITPADILNIMGPTAVQEYIVNEVQDVYRMQGVKINDKHFEVIVRQMMRKVNILDPGDTCFLEQQVVDKREFMEENDRIWGKKVVVDAGDSENVKPGQIITARKLRDENSALKRRDLKTVTVREAVPATSEQILQGITRAALQTSSFMSAASFQETTKVLNEAAINGKVDTLEGMKENVICGHLIPAGTGLREYDSLVVAGKDDIDTVFDSADVIDIAHTEVK, from the coding sequence ATGGCTTTTAGAAAAGACAATAAATCAAAAACCGATTTCTCAAAGATTTCCATCGGACTTGCTTCGCCCGAGGAAATCCTTGAAAAGTCGAGCGGTGAAGTTCTCAAGCCCGAGACTATCAACTACCGCACCTACAAGCCCGAGCGTGACGGTCTGTTCTGCGAAAAGATATTCGGTCCGGTAAAGGACTATGAGTGTCATTGCGGAAAGTATAAGCGCATCCGTTACAAGGGCATTGTGTGCGACCGTTGTGGTGTCATGGTTACCGAGAAGAAAGTGCGCCGTGAACGCATGGGTCACATAAAGCTCGTCGTTCCCGTGGCTCACATCTGGTATTTCCGTTCGCTTCCCAACAAGATCGGTTATCTGCTCGGTCTTCCCTCAAAGAAGCTCGATGCTGTGATTTACTATGAGCGTTACGTGGTCATCCAGCCCGGACAGGCCGAAAACGTTCAGACACTCGACCTTCTCACCGAGGAGGAATACTTTGAAATCCTCGACAAGCTTCCTAAGGAAAATCAGTTGCTTGACGACACCGACCCCAATAAGTTCATCGCCAAGATGGGTGCCGAGGCAGTATATGACCTGCTCACTCGTCTTGACCTCGACTCGCTCTCTTACGAGCTCCGTCACCGTGCTAATACCGACGGTTCGCAGCAGCGTAAGACCGAGGCGTTGAAGCGTCTTCAGATTGTGGAGTCGTTCCGTGCGTCAAAGCACCGCAATAAGCCCGAATGGATGATTCTTCAGGCGGTTCCCGTGATTCCGCCCGAACTCCGTCCTCTCGTGCCCCTCGACGGCGGTCGTTTCGCTACCAGCGACCTTAACGACCTCTATCGTCGTGTGATCATCCGTAACAATCGTCTTAAGCGTCTTATCGAAATCAAGGCTCCCGAAGTCATCCTCCGCAATGAGAAGCGCATGCTTCAGGAGGCTGTTGACTCGCTGCTCGACAACTCTCGCAAGTCGTCGGCAGTTAAGACCGAGGCCAATCGACCCCTGAAGTCGCTCTCCGACTCTCTCAAGGGTAAGCAGGGCCGCTTCCGTCAGAATCTTCTCGGTAAGCGTGTCGACTACTCTGCACGTTCGGTAATCGTTGTTGGTCCCGAGCTTAAGATGCACGAGTGCGGTATTCCCAAGAATATGGCTGCCGAGCTTTACAAGCCCTTCATCATCCGCAAGCTCATCGAGCGTGGCATCGTGAAGACTGTGAAGTCGGCCAAAAAGATAGTTGACCGCAAGGAACCTGTCGTATGGGACATCCTTGAGCACGTTATGAAGGGTCACCCCGTTCTGCTCAACCGTGCCCCGACACTTCACCGTCTTGGTATCCAGGCATTCCAGCCCAAGATGATTGAAGGAAAGGCTATCCAGCTCCATCCGCTCGCATGTACGGCATTCAACGCCGACTTCGACGGAGACCAGATGGCTGTTCACTTGCCTCTTGGCAACGAGGCTGTGTTGGAAGCCCAGATGCTTATGCTCGGTGCTCACAACATCCTCAACCCCGCCAACGGTGCTCCTATCACAGTGCCTTCGCAGGACATGGTACTCGGTCTTTACTACATCACCAAGCTCCGCAAGGGCGACAAGGGTGAAGGCCTTAAGTTCTACGGTCCCGAAGAGGCTCAGATTGCTTACAATGAAGGCCGCGTGACTCTCCATGCTCCCGTTTCGGTAGTTGTGGACGATGTCGATGAAAATGGCAACCCCATCACTCATCTTGTTGAGAACACTTCAGTAGGCCGCGTGCTCGTAAACCAGTACGTGCCTAAGGAAATCGGTTATGTCAACCAGATTCTTTCCAAGAAGTCATTGCGCGACATCATCGGTAAGGTTATCAACACTTGCGGTGTGACCCGTTCGGCTCAGTTCCTTGACGACATCAAGAACCTCGGATACTACATGGCATTCAAGGGCGGATTGTCGTTCAACCTCGGTGATGTGCTCATCCCGCCGGAAAAGGAGCAGCTTGTAGCTGAAGGTAACGAGCAGGTTCAGGAAGTGATGAACAACTATTCGATGGGATTCATCACCAACAACGAGCGTTACAACCAGATAATCGATATATGGACGCATGTCAACTCTCGACTCACCGATACGCTTATGAAGCAGATGACAGCCGCCAACCAGGGCTTCAACTCTGTATTCATGATGCTTGACTCGGGTGCCCGTGGTTCTAAGGACCAGATTCGTCAGTTGGCCGGTATGCGTGGTCTTATGGCTAAGCCCCAGAAGGCAGGTGCCGAAGGAGGTCAGATTATCGAGAACCCGATTCTTGCCAACTTCAAGGAGGGCCTTTCAGTGCTTGAGTACTTCATCTCAACCCACGGTGCCCGTAAGGGTCTTGCCGATACCGCATTGAAGACCGCCGACGCAGGTTACCTTACCCGTCGTCTTGTCGATGTGGCTCATGATGTCATCATCCATGAGGAGGATTGCGGTACGCTCCGTGGTCTTGTATGCACCGAAATCAAGAACAACGAGGAAGTTGTGGCATCGCTCGGCGAGCGCATCCTCGGCCGTGTATCGGTTCACGACATCATCGACCCCATCTCGGGTGAGCTTATCGTTGCCTCGGGTGAGGAAATCGATGAAGTTGCTGCCAATCGCATCAACGAGTCGCCCATCGAGTCGGTTGAAATCCGCTCGGTACTTACCTGTGAGTCCAAGAAGGGTGTTTGCGCCAAGTGCTATGGACGCAACTTGTCCAACAACCGTCTTGTGCAGAAGGGTGAGGCTGTCGGCGTGATTGCCGCTCAGTCAATCGGTGAGCCGGGTACTCAGCTTACTCTTCGTACATTCCACGTCGGTGGTGTCGCTTCAAACATCGCTGCCGTATCTACTATAACCTCACGCTATGAAGGCGTGCTTGAAATCGAGGAACTCCGCACGGTTGAAACTGCTGAGAAGGGCGCCAACGGAAAGCCCGTACATGTAGTGATTGGCCGTCTTGCCGAGATGCGTATCATCGACCCCAACACCAAGATGATGCTCACCAACGCCAACATTCCTTACGGTTCTAAGCTTTACTTCGGCAATGGCGACACTGTCACCAAGGGCGATGTAATATGCGAATGGGACCCCTTCAACGCCGTCATCATTTCGGAAGTAGGTGGTAAAATTGAATTCCAGAATCTTGTCGAGAACGTTACATATCGTGTAGATTATGACGAGCAGACAGGACTTGAGGATAAGATAATAATCGAGTCAAAGGATCGTACACGCGTTCCCGAGGCCAACATCGTCGATGCCAACGGTCAGGTGATTAAGACCTATGCACTGCCTGTGGGCGCTCACCTCATGGTTGAGAACGGTGCCGATGTCGCTCCCGGCGAGGTATTCGTCAAGATTCCTCGTTCGGCCGGTAATGCCGGTGATATCACCGGTGGTCTGCCCCGTGTTACCGAGCTCTTTGAGGCACGTAACCCGTCCAACCCGGCTATCGTTTCGGAAATCGACGGTGAGGTTAAGTTTGGCAAGGTTAAGCGAGGCAACCGTGAAATATCGGTTACTTCCAAGCTTGGTGAAGTCAAGAAGTACCTCGTTCCGCTGTCGAAGCAGATTCTCGTTCAGGAGAACGACTATGTGCGCGCCGGAACTCCGCTCTCCGACGGTGCCATCACTCCTGCCGACATCCTCAACATCATGGGTCCCACTGCCGTTCAGGAATACATCGTCAACGAGGTTCAGGATGTATACCGCATGCAAGGTGTGAAGATCAACGATAAGCACTTTGAAGTAATCGTGCGTCAGATGATGCGCAAGGTCAACATCCTCGATCCGGGTGACACTTGCTTCCTTGAGCAGCAGGTTGTCGACAAGCGTGAGTTCATGGAAGAGAACGACCGCATCTGGGGTAAGAAAGTGGTTGTCGATGCCGGTGACAGCGAAAATGTAAAGCCCGGTCAGATTATCACAGCACGCAAGCTGCGTGACGAGAACTCAGCCCTCAAGCGTCGCGACCTCAAGACCGTGACTGTGCGTGAAGCTGTTCCTGCTACATCCGAGCAGATACTTCAGGGTATCACTCGCGCTGCATTGCAGACCTCAAGCTTCATGTCGGCTGCATCGTTCCAGGAAACCACCAAGGTGCTCAATGAAGCCGCTATCAACGGTAAGGTGGACACTCTTGAAGGTATGAAGGAGAACGTTATCTGCGGTCACTTGATTCCTGCCGGTACCGGACTTCGTGAATACGACAGCCTTGTTGTTGCCGGAAAGGACGATATCGACACAGTGTTTGACTCAGCCGATGTAATCGACATTGCTCACACTGAAGTTAAGTAA